Proteins from one Acidobacteriota bacterium genomic window:
- a CDS encoding HlyD family efflux transporter periplasmic adaptor subunit, which translates to MKKRLLALVAVVVVGAAAVFYARWQPTPPVDRLVVSGNIEVTEARASFKTGGRVEARLVSEGAVVQAGQTVARLDRVELAQQVALQQAEVHGAAADLAELEAGSRPEEISQGEAALARARAEEERWRAEAARQAALYEQDIVSAREREAAQAALEVARALVRDAEERLTLLRKGPRHERIAQARARLERARQALGLSQTRLDDAMLVAPISGIVLSEHVEPGEYVSPGTPVVTIGALADVWLRAYIDQPDLGRVKVGQRARLTTDTYPDKVYDGVVSFLASEAEFTPKNVQTQKERVKLVYRIKVDVPNPSFELKPGMPADAEILLAEAPRASR; encoded by the coding sequence ATGAAGAAACGGCTGTTGGCGCTCGTGGCGGTGGTGGTCGTCGGAGCGGCCGCGGTGTTCTACGCCAGGTGGCAGCCGACGCCACCGGTCGATCGCCTCGTGGTCTCGGGCAACATCGAGGTCACTGAAGCACGTGCCAGTTTCAAGACCGGCGGCCGGGTCGAAGCGAGGCTGGTGTCGGAAGGCGCCGTGGTGCAGGCCGGCCAGACCGTCGCGCGCCTCGATCGCGTCGAGTTGGCCCAGCAGGTCGCGCTGCAGCAAGCGGAGGTCCACGGCGCCGCCGCGGATCTCGCGGAGCTCGAGGCCGGCTCACGGCCCGAGGAGATCTCCCAAGGTGAAGCCGCCCTGGCACGGGCCCGAGCCGAAGAGGAACGCTGGCGCGCCGAGGCAGCGCGCCAGGCGGCCCTCTACGAACAGGACATCGTGTCGGCACGGGAGCGGGAGGCCGCGCAGGCCGCGCTGGAGGTGGCGCGGGCGCTCGTTCGAGACGCCGAAGAACGGCTCACCCTGCTCCGCAAGGGGCCGCGGCACGAGCGCATTGCGCAGGCCCGCGCACGGCTCGAACGCGCGAGGCAGGCGCTCGGCCTGTCGCAGACGCGACTCGACGACGCGATGCTCGTCGCGCCGATTTCAGGGATCGTCCTGTCCGAACACGTCGAGCCCGGTGAATACGTCAGCCCCGGTACACCGGTGGTGACGATTGGGGCGCTCGCCGACGTCTGGCTCCGCGCCTACATCGACCAGCCGGATCTGGGTCGGGTGAAGGTCGGGCAGCGCGCGCGCCTCACGACCGACACCTATCCTGACAAGGTCTACGACGGCGTGGTCTCGTTCCTCGCGTCAGAGGCGGAGTTCACGCCGAAGAACGTGCAGACGCAGAAGGAGCGGGTGAAGCTCGTGTACCGCATCAAGGTCGACGTCCCGAACCCGTCCTTTGAACTGAAGCCGGGCATGCCGGCGGATGCCGAGATTCTGCTCGCGGAGG
- a CDS encoding TetR/AcrR family transcriptional regulator produces the protein MSQKLGTEIRRVQIAEAALAAVARHGLSRLNIARVARLVGVVPSALYRHFPSKDAIVDTVMGLVRERLLENVRVVTDTVADPFEQLRLLLRRHVQFIVENQALPRIIFSEQVYDGRPGRRRAVFRTIEAYLGRVADIVRAGQREGRIRQDLDPGTVAVMFLGLIQPAAILSHMSDGRFDAAAHAERAWEIFAEAIRAR, from the coding sequence ATGTCACAGAAGCTCGGGACGGAGATTCGGCGAGTGCAGATCGCGGAGGCCGCGCTGGCGGCGGTGGCGCGGCATGGGCTCAGCCGTCTGAACATCGCGCGGGTCGCACGCCTGGTGGGCGTCGTGCCGTCCGCGCTGTACCGCCATTTCCCGAGCAAAGATGCCATCGTGGACACGGTCATGGGGCTCGTGCGAGAGCGTCTCCTCGAAAACGTTCGGGTGGTGACGGACACCGTTGCCGATCCGTTCGAGCAGTTGCGGCTGCTCCTCAGGCGTCATGTCCAGTTCATCGTCGAGAATCAGGCCCTTCCACGCATCATCTTCTCGGAGCAGGTATACGATGGACGCCCTGGCCGACGACGAGCTGTGTTCAGGACCATCGAGGCGTATCTCGGCAGGGTCGCCGACATCGTCAGAGCGGGCCAACGCGAGGGCCGAATCCGGCAGGACCTCGATCCAGGAACCGTGGCAGTGATGTTCTTGGGGCTCATTCAGCCTGCGGCCATCCTGTCGCACATGAGCGACGGACGGTTCGACGCGGCGGCTCATGCGGAACGGGCGTGGGAGATCTTCGCGGAAGCGATTCGGGCGCGGTGA
- a CDS encoding thioredoxin family protein, with product MATKRKIEVFTAGCPACEESVQLVSRIACSSCEVSVLDMWDAAVAKLAKSLGVRSVPAVMIDGKLADCCSGRGPDEAELRAAGVGQPT from the coding sequence ATGGCTACTAAGAGGAAGATCGAGGTGTTCACCGCGGGATGCCCCGCCTGCGAGGAGAGCGTTCAGCTGGTCAGTCGCATCGCGTGTTCGTCCTGCGAGGTGAGCGTACTCGACATGTGGGATGCCGCCGTCGCCAAGCTGGCCAAGAGCCTGGGCGTCCGGTCGGTTCCCGCCGTGATGATCGACGGCAAGCTCGCCGACTGCTGCTCGGGACGGGGACCAGATGAGGCGGAGCTGCGGGCGGCTGGGGTCGGTCAGCCGACCTGA
- a CDS encoding heavy metal-responsive transcriptional regulator — MTVLRVGAVATQACVNVQTIHYYERRGLLPRPLRTEANYRAYPADAVLRVRFIRRAQELGFTLEEIKELLSLRAAPLTPCADVRERAATKVRDIDDKMRTLQAMRIALTKLIRECSGRGSVGECPILEALDCEGEER; from the coding sequence ATGACAGTTCTGAGAGTCGGTGCAGTCGCCACGCAGGCATGCGTGAACGTACAGACGATCCATTACTACGAGCGCCGAGGGCTCTTGCCCAGGCCCCTCCGCACGGAGGCGAACTACCGGGCGTACCCGGCGGATGCCGTGCTCCGGGTGCGCTTCATCAGGCGCGCGCAGGAGCTCGGATTCACGCTGGAGGAGATCAAGGAACTGCTCTCGCTGCGCGCGGCGCCCCTGACGCCGTGCGCCGATGTTCGCGAGCGCGCCGCGACCAAGGTGCGGGACATCGACGACAAGATGAGGACCCTCCAGGCAATGCGGATAGCTCTCACAAAGCTCATCCGCGAGTGCTCCGGGCGCGGGTCTGTAGGCGAGTGCCCGATTCTGGAGGCCCTCGATTGTGAGGGTGAAGAGCGATGA
- a CDS encoding methyltransferase domain-containing protein, translated as MNPNSQHEVPHPVVKEYSRLAEVYDEKWSFYVEATTRETMRRLSVRPTDRLLDVGCGTGALLHHLSSTHPVTQLAGVDPVPEMLTIARRKLSPSIELRQGWAEYLPFEADTFDVVVSCNMFHYIREPIATLHEMRRVLRPGGQLVITDWCDDYWACRVVDLYLRLFSHAHFKTYRERECFQLLRKAGHGIVDIDRYRINWLWGMMTARATNDATQRA; from the coding sequence ATGAACCCGAACAGCCAGCACGAAGTGCCACACCCCGTCGTGAAGGAGTACTCCCGACTCGCAGAGGTGTACGACGAGAAGTGGTCTTTCTACGTAGAAGCCACGACACGGGAGACGATGAGACGACTCAGTGTGCGGCCGACAGACCGGCTGCTCGATGTTGGTTGTGGCACCGGCGCTCTGCTTCACCATCTGTCGTCGACTCACCCAGTCACACAGTTGGCCGGCGTTGATCCCGTGCCGGAGATGCTGACCATTGCGCGTCGTAAGCTCTCGCCATCGATCGAGCTTCGTCAAGGATGGGCAGAGTACCTCCCATTTGAGGCCGACACGTTCGATGTTGTGGTGTCATGTAACATGTTCCACTACATCCGCGAGCCAATCGCCACGCTGCACGAGATGAGACGGGTGCTACGCCCAGGCGGTCAGCTCGTCATCACTGACTGGTGCGATGACTACTGGGCTTGTCGAGTCGTTGATCTGTACTTGCGTCTGTTCAGTCACGCACACTTCAAGACCTATCGCGAGCGGGAGTGTTTTCAGCTGCTCAGGAAGGCCGGTCACGGCATCGTGGACATCGACCGCTACAGAATTAATTGGCTGTGGGGAATGATGACAGCCAGAGCGACGAACGACGCAACACAGCGCGCATGA